ATTTTAAATGTTTTAAAATAATAATTTAATTACTTCTTTCATATTATCTACAAGATGAAAATTTATACCATTCCTAATATTAATCGGAATATCATCAAGATCCACTTTATTTGATTTAGGAATAATAACATGCTCAACACCACTTCGCTTAGCAGCAATTATTTTTGCTCTCAATCCCCCAATAGCCATTACATTACCTGTTAATGACAACTCCCCAGTCATAGCCAAATGAGGTCTAACTGTTTTATTAAGAGCTAGAGATATAAAAGCACTAGCAATAGTAATCCCCGCCGAAGGTCCATCTTTTGGGGTCGCACCTTCTGGGATATGCAAATGAATCATATACTTTTCAAAAAAAGACCCATCCAAATTAAGATCATTACTAATACTATTCACGTAAGTAAACGCAATATTTGCAGATTCCTTCATCACATCTCCAAGTCTACCCGTTAACTTGATACCAGGTGACTTAGACTCAGTTTTTACAGTTTCAATTACCAAAGTTGATCCACCATAATTAGTCCATGCTAAACCCCTTACCATACCTGGAGACATACCCTTATTCAAAAACTCTTCTTTCCTAAACACAGGAATACCAATATATTCCTCTAAATTTTCCTTAGAAATTTGGTATGCTTTAACAGACTTATCTTCAACAAGTTTCCTTGCAACTTTTCGAACAATTTGCTTTAAATATTTCTCAAAATTCCTAAGTCCATTATCTCTGGCATATTCCCTAGCGATTTGAACAAGAGCTGAACCCTGAAATTTCAAAGAATCCTTATCAACACCATTTTCATTTAAAACCTTTGGTATCAAATACTTTCTTGCTATCTCTATTTTTTCATCATCAATATATCCTGAAAGATGAATTACCTCCATTCTATTTAGTAAAGGTGTAGGTATTGTCTCAATAGAATTAGCTGTTAAAATAAAGAACACATTAGAAATATCAAAAGGCAAATCAAGATAATGATCTCTAAAATTAATATTCTGCTCAGGATCCAAAACCTCAAGAAGTGCTGAGAATGGGTCTCCATAATTAGATGACGAAATTTTATCAATTTCATCTATTAAAAAAACAGGAGAGTTTGTCTTAGTAATTCTAAGTCCTTGGATAATTTTACCGGGCAATGCTCCAACATAAGTTCTTCTATGTCCCTTAATCTCTGACTCATCCCTCATACCACCTACAGAAAATCTAAAAAATTTTGTCTTAAGAACCTCAGCAATAGCTGTTCCTATAGAAGTTTTACCAACCCCAGGAGGACCAACTAAAAGCATTATAGCTCCTTTCTGAGATTTTCTTAATTTCAAAACAGAAATATACTCAATAATTCTATCCTTAACTTCTCTCATGCCGTAATGCGTTCTATCTAAAATTTTTTCTGCCTTTTGCAAATTAAATCTATCAAAATTAACCTTAGATTCTCCCCACGGAAGATTAGTGATAAGTTCAAGATAATTTCTAACCACAATATATTCAGATGAATGTTTCTCAAGAAATGAAAATTTTTCAAGCTCCCTCTCAACTGTTTCTAAAGCTTCTCCTTTTAAGTCTAAAGAATCAATCTTAGATTTAAGTTTTAAAAACTCACTACTCTTTTCATCTTCAACACCAAGCTCATCTTTAATAGCTTTAAGTTGTTCCTTTAAAAAGAATTCTTTTTGTTGTTTTTCTAACTTTTCCTGAATACCCTTAGCAATTTTATTTTGAATCTCAATTAAATTTAATTCTTCATAAATCAACTCCAAAACCTTTTTAAGCCTATCCTTGACACTCAAAGTTTCAAGAACTTCTTGATGAGACTCCTTTGAAGATGAAATCATTCCTGCAACAACATCACACAATCTACCCTTATCCTCAATGTTCACCATATTTAACTGAAATTCAGGCATCTTTCTATGTGAGAATATTTCCTTAGTTCTAAGCAAAATGCTACTATAAATTGCTTTTGATTGAAGATCATCTTTTTCAATCGGAATTTGCTTTAAATAATCAACTTCAATTATCGGAAAATCTTCATTAATAACAACCTTGACAAACTTAACTCTATCAATAGTTGAAACAAAAATATTATATCCACCATCAGGAAGATTAATCTTCTTTACTATTTTCGCAGTAATACCAACAGAATAAATATCCTTTTTATAATTGATAATCAATTTACCACTCTTATTCCCTGCTTTTTCCAAAAACTTATCACGCAATACAAATAAGGAAACAATACCATTACCTTTAATCACATAATCAACAGCCTTAATATCAGTATCAGAGACTATAACAATTGGAATAAACATACCTGGGAATACAGGATGCGATGGTACCGCAATTAAAGGCACTCTTACAGGTTTATCAAAATGCGGCAAAATGCCTCCAGAATTTTTTGAACGCTTCTTCCCCTTAGAAACAGTATCTTTTACTTCCTCCATAGAATATCCAATCTCCTTAATCATCATTATAACAAAAGAAAATTTTTATGAGAATTCATTTAATAATGAATTCTTTTATTATACAATAATGTATAATGCAGTTTAATAAAATCAATGCTATAATAACAAACTTGTATCATAAAAAAAGTTATTATCTCTTAAGCCTGTTTCATTCAAAAGGAATTACTCACACGATAATTTATAATTCTACTATAAAAAAATTTAAATCAAACATCAATAACCTAGTAAAAGCTAATTTTGAAATAATAAAAGAAAATAATTTATGCAAAATAATAGAAGTTAACGATGAAGAATTTATTGTTAAAGATTTAATCTATGAAAAACTAATAATCATTAATTTTTGGACCAAGCTTATTAATTTAAGTTTTGATGATGGGGAATGCTTTACACTATTTAATGAAGCTATAGAGATTCTAAATACTGCAAGCTTAGAAAAAGCACAATTAATTGACTTACAATATAAAATAAGATTTCTAATAATAAAGGGATTTTTATACTTATCAAAACTATGTTTTCA
The DNA window shown above is from Borrelia anserina Es and carries:
- the lon gene encoding endopeptidase La, which produces MMIKEIGYSMEEVKDTVSKGKKRSKNSGGILPHFDKPVRVPLIAVPSHPVFPGMFIPIVIVSDTDIKAVDYVIKGNGIVSLFVLRDKFLEKAGNKSGKLIINYKKDIYSVGITAKIVKKINLPDGGYNIFVSTIDRVKFVKVVINEDFPIIEVDYLKQIPIEKDDLQSKAIYSSILLRTKEIFSHRKMPEFQLNMVNIEDKGRLCDVVAGMISSSKESHQEVLETLSVKDRLKKVLELIYEELNLIEIQNKIAKGIQEKLEKQQKEFFLKEQLKAIKDELGVEDEKSSEFLKLKSKIDSLDLKGEALETVERELEKFSFLEKHSSEYIVVRNYLELITNLPWGESKVNFDRFNLQKAEKILDRTHYGMREVKDRIIEYISVLKLRKSQKGAIMLLVGPPGVGKTSIGTAIAEVLKTKFFRFSVGGMRDESEIKGHRRTYVGALPGKIIQGLRITKTNSPVFLIDEIDKISSSNYGDPFSALLEVLDPEQNINFRDHYLDLPFDISNVFFILTANSIETIPTPLLNRMEVIHLSGYIDDEKIEIARKYLIPKVLNENGVDKDSLKFQGSALVQIAREYARDNGLRNFEKYLKQIVRKVARKLVEDKSVKAYQISKENLEEYIGIPVFRKEEFLNKGMSPGMVRGLAWTNYGGSTLVIETVKTESKSPGIKLTGRLGDVMKESANIAFTYVNSISNDLNLDGSFFEKYMIHLHIPEGATPKDGPSAGITIASAFISLALNKTVRPHLAMTGELSLTGNVMAIGGLRAKIIAAKRSGVEHVIIPKSNKVDLDDIPINIRNGINFHLVDNMKEVIKLLF